One window from the genome of Lasioglossum baleicum chromosome 9, iyLasBale1, whole genome shotgun sequence encodes:
- the LOC143212253 gene encoding clavesin-2 — protein MGAVEWVTEEDNYDCPLSKETQQIAKDELREDKNTRDQALEQIRNWIKMNPRIENSRLDAQFLLRFLRCKKFNVPMAEEAIERYLLLRQVYHPAFNHLDPTEPTMEELLSLGYLFAAPGRDAKGRRVIIARPGVFDPHKYTNADMCRIHAITYETMMEDEENQVRGFVHFADGAGVSFPHLTLFTPKEAVRIVKNGERTIPMRHKEVHAINVHPSVKFALDFGLTLISEKIRKRVKIYTSFDDAVNQKMDTSLLPKEYGGTMPMKEMIDLWRKELMDMRPTLLSHDKMKVYLELYSEKAREGAVSALKQGFGCSDIGSSDSNMYGITGSFRKLEVD, from the exons ATGGGTGCGGTAGAGTGGGTAACCGAGGAAGACAACTACGATTGCCCTCTCTCGAAGGAGACGCAACAAATCGCCAAGGATGAGCTCAGGGAGGACAAGAACACTCGGGACCAGGCCCTCGAGCAGATACGTAACTGGATCAAAATGAATCCGCGAATCGAGAACAGCCGTCTCG ATGCGCAATTCTTATTAAGGTTTCTGAGATGCAAGAAATTCAACGTACCGATGGCGGAAGAGGCCATCGAGAGATACCTGCTGCTGCGGCAGGTCTATCATCCGGCTTTCAATCATTTGGACCCGACGGAACCGACGATGGAGGAGCTGCTGTCCTTGGG GTACCTGTTCGCCGCACCGGGTCGCGACGCGAAAGGCCGCCGTGTTATAATCGCCAGACCAG GTGTGTTCGATCCGCACAAGTACACGAACGCGGACATGTGCAGAATCCACGCGATCACCTACGAGACGATGATGGAGGACGAGGAGAACCAAGTGCGTGGATTCGTTCATTTCGCCGACGGAGCCGGCGTCAGTTTCCCGCATTTGACGCTTTTCACTCCGAAGGAAGCTGTACGCATCGTCAAGAACGGCGAG CGAACCATACCCATGCGTCACAAAGAGGTCCACGCCATTAATGTCCACCCCTCCGTGAAGTTTGCTCTTGACTTCGGTCTGACCCTGATCTCCGAGAAGATCCGGAAGCGAGTGAAGATCTACACCAGCTTTGATGACGCTGTAAACCAGAAAATGGACACGAGCCTGCTGCCGAAGGAATACGGCGGCACCATGCCCATGAAGGAAATGATCG ATCTATGGAGGAAAGAGTTGATGGACATGAGACCAACGTTGCTGAGCCACGACAAGATGAAAGTGTATTTGGAGCTGTACTCCGAGAAGGCTCGCGAGGGTGCTGTGTCGGCCTTGAAGCAAGGTTTCGGCTGCTCCGACATTGGCTCCAGCGATTCGAACATGTACGGCATCACCGGCTCCTTCAGGAAGCTCGAGGTCGATTGA